The Solanum pennellii chromosome 11, SPENNV200 genome contains a region encoding:
- the LOC107003480 gene encoding AT-hook motif nuclear-localized protein 20 codes for MSNPWWTGQVGLQGVETSSSAGSPSLKKADLGVSMNDNSGGSGSHDEDRDHSDDPKEGAVEVATRRPRGRPAGSKNKPKPPIFVTRDSPNALRSHVMEVANGADVAESIAQFARKRQRGVCVLSATGTVTNVTLRQPSAPGAVMALHGRFEILSLTGAFLPGPAPPGSTGLTIYLAGGQGQVVGGSVVGSLVASGPVMVIASTFSNATYERLPLEEEEEGGGPAAQGQLGGGGGGGSPPGMGGSGGGQQQQGGGGGGMGDIPSSNMPVYNLPPNLLPNGGQMNHEAFGWAHGRPPF; via the exons ATGTCAAACCCATGGTGGACAGGCCAAGTAGGTTTACAAGGAGTTGAAACATCATCATCGGCGGGGTCACCGTCTCTTAAGAAGGCAGATCTAGGCGTATCAATGAACGATAATAGTGGTGGTAGTGGTAGTCATGATGAAGATAGGGACCACAGCGATGACCCTAAAGAGGGCGCTGTGGAAGTAGCCACTCGTCGACCTAGAGGTCGACCAGCTGGCTCAAAAAACAAACCTAAACCACCAATATTTGTTACAAGGGATAGCCCTAATGCCCTTAGAAGCCACGTGATGGAAGTTGCTAATGGAGCTGACGTGGCAGAAAGTATAGCTCAATTTGCTAGGAAAAGACAAAGAGGTGTTTGTGTTTTGAGTGCTACTGGAACTGTTACTAATGTAACCCTAAGACAACCATCTGCTCCTGGAGCTGTCATGGCATTACATGGCCGATTCGAGATCTTATCGTTGACCGGAGCTTTCTTACCTGGCCCCGCACCTCCTGGATCAACAG GTTTGACTATATACCTAGCAGGAGGACAAGGACAAGTTGTGGGAGGAAGTGTAGTAGGGTCATTAGTGGCTTCAGGACCAGTTATGGTAATTGCATCAACTTTTTCTAATGCAACATATGAAAGGCTACCTttagaggaggaggaggaaggcGGTGGACCGGCGGCACAAGGACAacttggtggtggtggtggcggCGGATCGCCACCCGGAATGGGAGGAAGTGGTGGtggacaacaacaacaaggtggtggtggtggtggtatgGGTGATATTCCATCATCAAATATGCCAGTATATAATTTGCCACCAAATTTGTTACCAAATGGTGGACAAATGAACCATGAAGCATTTGGTTGGGCACATGGACGCCCACCTTTTTAA